The proteins below come from a single Acuticoccus sediminis genomic window:
- the clpB gene encoding ATP-dependent chaperone ClpB, translating to MNIEKLSDRTRGFIQAAQTNAIGAGHQQFTPEHILKSLLDDPDGLAAGLMTAAGARPKEAHEAVQRALAKMPKVEGSGAGDLRLVSGTVKVLNQAETLAQKAGDSFVTVERLLLALASEPSTESFKILKNAGLTPQSLEKAIAELRKGRTADSAGAEDSYDALKKYTQDLTASARDGKLDPVIGRDEEIRRTIQVLSRRTKNNPILIGEPGVGKTAIAEGLALRIVNGDTPESLKDKKLLSLDMGALIAGAKYRGEFEERLKAVLGEIKSTGDVILFIDEVHTLVGAGKTDGAMDASNLLKPALARGELHCVGATTLDEYRKYIEKDAALARRFQPLFVDEPTVEDTVSILRGLKEKYELHHGVRISDSALVSAAQLSNRYIQDRFLPDKAIDLVDEAASRLRMQVDSKPEELDEIDRRILQLSIEREALRKENDQASRDRLERLERELADLEDRSDELTTRWRAEKEKLAGAQGAKAELDQARNELANAQRRGDLGRAGELAYGVIPELERRIAEAEAAGTGGMVEEAVTSSHIAQVVSRWTGIPVDKMLEGEREKLMRMEEELEKRVVGQAEAVHAVSSAVRRSRAGLQDPHRPIGSFMFLGPTGVGKTELTKALAHFLFDDDTAMVRIDMSEYMEKHAVSRLIGAPPGYVGYEEGGALTEAVRRRPYQVVLFDEIEKAHPDVFNVLLQVLDDGRLTDGQGRTVDFRNTIIVMTSNVGAEFLASQGEHDDVEAVRPQVMEMVRATFRPEFLNRLDEIVLFSRLKRVQMTAIVDIQLRRLDTLLADRKIRLEVPQNAREWLAERGYDPVYGARPLKRVIQKEVQDPLAEAILSGTVSDGDTVVAVPTSDRLIFEPASTSAAA from the coding sequence ATCGCACCCGCGGATTCATCCAGGCCGCGCAGACCAATGCGATCGGTGCCGGGCATCAGCAGTTCACGCCCGAACATATTCTTAAGTCCCTGCTGGATGACCCCGACGGTCTCGCCGCCGGTCTGATGACCGCGGCCGGCGCCCGTCCCAAGGAAGCGCACGAGGCCGTCCAGCGCGCCCTCGCGAAGATGCCGAAGGTCGAAGGCTCCGGCGCGGGCGACCTGCGCCTCGTGTCCGGCACCGTCAAGGTTCTGAACCAGGCCGAAACCCTGGCGCAGAAGGCGGGCGACTCGTTCGTCACCGTCGAGCGGCTCCTGCTGGCGCTCGCCTCCGAGCCGTCGACCGAGAGCTTCAAGATCCTGAAGAACGCCGGCCTCACGCCGCAGTCGCTGGAGAAGGCGATCGCGGAGCTGCGCAAGGGCCGCACCGCCGACTCGGCCGGCGCCGAGGACTCCTATGATGCCCTGAAGAAGTACACGCAGGACCTCACCGCCTCGGCCCGCGACGGCAAGCTCGACCCGGTCATCGGCCGTGACGAGGAGATCCGCCGCACCATCCAGGTGCTCTCGCGCCGCACGAAGAACAATCCGATCCTCATCGGCGAGCCCGGCGTCGGCAAGACCGCCATCGCGGAAGGGCTCGCGCTGCGCATCGTCAACGGCGACACGCCCGAGAGCCTGAAGGACAAGAAGCTCCTCAGCCTCGACATGGGCGCGCTCATCGCCGGCGCGAAGTATCGCGGCGAGTTCGAGGAGCGGCTGAAGGCCGTGCTCGGCGAGATCAAGTCGACGGGCGACGTGATCCTCTTCATCGACGAGGTGCACACCCTCGTCGGCGCCGGCAAGACCGACGGCGCGATGGACGCCTCGAACCTCCTGAAGCCCGCCCTCGCGCGCGGCGAGCTGCACTGCGTGGGCGCGACCACCCTCGACGAGTACCGCAAGTACATCGAGAAGGACGCCGCCCTCGCCCGCCGCTTCCAGCCGCTGTTCGTCGACGAGCCGACGGTCGAGGACACCGTGTCGATCCTGCGCGGCCTCAAGGAGAAGTACGAGCTTCACCACGGGGTGCGCATTTCCGACTCGGCGCTCGTCTCCGCGGCGCAGCTCTCGAACCGGTACATCCAGGACCGCTTCCTGCCGGACAAGGCGATCGATCTCGTCGACGAGGCGGCCTCGCGGCTGCGCATGCAGGTCGACTCCAAGCCGGAGGAGCTGGACGAGATCGACCGGCGCATCCTGCAGCTCTCGATCGAGCGGGAGGCGCTGCGCAAGGAGAACGACCAGGCGAGCCGCGACCGGCTCGAGCGCCTGGAGCGCGAGCTTGCCGACCTCGAGGACCGCTCCGACGAGCTGACCACCAGGTGGCGCGCCGAGAAGGAGAAGCTGGCCGGTGCCCAGGGCGCCAAGGCCGAGCTCGACCAGGCCCGCAACGAGCTGGCCAACGCGCAGCGCCGCGGCGACCTCGGCCGCGCGGGCGAGCTCGCGTACGGCGTGATCCCCGAGCTCGAGCGCCGCATCGCGGAGGCCGAGGCGGCCGGGACCGGCGGCATGGTCGAGGAGGCCGTCACCTCCTCGCACATCGCCCAGGTCGTCTCGCGCTGGACCGGCATCCCGGTCGACAAGATGCTCGAGGGCGAGCGCGAGAAGCTGATGCGCATGGAGGAGGAGCTTGAGAAGCGCGTCGTCGGCCAGGCCGAGGCCGTGCACGCCGTCTCGTCCGCCGTCCGCCGGTCGCGCGCCGGGCTGCAGGACCCGCACCGGCCGATCGGCTCGTTCATGTTCCTCGGCCCCACGGGCGTCGGCAAGACCGAACTGACCAAGGCGCTGGCGCACTTCCTGTTCGACGACGACACCGCGATGGTGCGCATCGACATGTCCGAGTACATGGAGAAGCACGCCGTCTCGCGGCTGATCGGCGCCCCTCCGGGCTACGTCGGCTACGAGGAAGGCGGCGCGCTGACCGAAGCCGTCCGGCGACGGCCCTACCAGGTCGTCCTCTTCGACGAGATCGAGAAGGCGCACCCGGACGTCTTCAACGTCCTGCTTCAGGTGCTCGACGACGGGCGCCTGACGGATGGCCAGGGGCGCACGGTCGACTTCCGCAACACGATCATCGTCATGACCTCGAACGTGGGCGCCGAGTTCCTGGCGAGCCAGGGCGAGCACGACGACGTGGAGGCGGTCCGGCCGCAGGTGATGGAGATGGTCCGGGCGACGTTCCGGCCCGAGTTCCTGAACCGCCTGGACGAGATCGTCCTCTTCAGCCGCCTGAAGCGGGTGCAGATGACGGCGATCGTCGACATCCAGCTCCGCCGGCTGGACACGCTGCTGGCCGATCGCAAGATCAGGCTGGAGGTGCCGCAGAATGCCCGCGAGTGGCTCGCCGAGCGCGGCTACGACCCGGTCTACGGCGCCCGCCCGCTGAAGCGCGTGATCCAGAAGGAGGTCCAGGACCCGCTCGCCGAGGCGATCCTGTCCGGCACGGTCTCCGACGGCGACACCGTCGTCGCGGTGCCGACCTCCGACCGGCTCATCTTCGAGCCGGCCTCGACCTCCGCGGCCGCCTGA